The following are encoded together in the Xanthobacter autotrophicus Py2 genome:
- a CDS encoding band 7 protein (PFAM: band 7 protein~KEGG: bja:bll7750 hypothetical protein): protein MLLTGPNVFVLVLLVLAVAVVFSGVKTVPQGYQYTVERFRRYTKTLQPGLNLIVPFIDRIGNKVNVMEQVLPVPTQEVITKDNATVAVDGVAFYQVFDAARASYEVARLDTAILALTMTNIRTVMGSMDLDQLLSHRDEINVRLLRVVDAAASPWGIKITRVEIKDIVPPADLVNAMGRQMKAEREKRAIILEAEGQRQSEILKAEGQKQGQILQAEGRREAAFRDAEARERLAEADAKATQMLSAAVESGDPAALNYYIAEKYVKAFEAMGTAPNQKVVLVPYEGTALLGSLTGIGEIARAAFGGEGPAGPRPPVPGSRRPTGPATVPPPSHG, encoded by the coding sequence ATGCTGCTGACCGGACCGAACGTGTTCGTGCTCGTCCTGCTCGTGCTCGCAGTGGCGGTGGTCTTCTCCGGGGTGAAGACGGTGCCGCAGGGCTACCAGTACACGGTGGAGCGCTTCCGCCGGTACACCAAGACGCTGCAGCCGGGCCTCAACCTCATCGTCCCGTTCATCGACCGCATCGGCAACAAGGTGAACGTGATGGAGCAGGTGCTCCCGGTGCCGACCCAGGAGGTCATCACCAAGGACAACGCCACCGTGGCGGTGGACGGGGTCGCCTTCTACCAGGTGTTCGACGCGGCGCGCGCGTCCTACGAGGTGGCCCGGCTCGACACCGCCATCCTGGCCCTGACCATGACCAATATCCGCACCGTCATGGGCTCCATGGACCTCGACCAGCTGCTCTCCCACCGCGACGAGATCAACGTGCGCCTGCTGCGGGTGGTGGATGCCGCCGCCTCGCCCTGGGGCATCAAGATCACCCGCGTGGAGATCAAGGACATCGTGCCGCCGGCGGACCTCGTCAACGCCATGGGCCGGCAGATGAAGGCGGAGCGCGAGAAGCGCGCCATCATCCTGGAGGCCGAGGGCCAGCGCCAGTCCGAGATCCTGAAGGCGGAGGGCCAGAAGCAGGGCCAGATCCTCCAGGCCGAGGGCCGGCGCGAGGCCGCCTTCCGCGACGCCGAGGCGCGGGAGCGCCTGGCCGAGGCCGACGCCAAGGCCACCCAGATGCTCTCCGCCGCGGTGGAGAGCGGCGATCCGGCGGCGCTGAACTATTACATCGCCGAGAAATACGTGAAGGCGTTCGAGGCCATGGGTACCGCGCCCAACCAGAAGGTGGTGCTGGTGCCCTATGAGGGCACGGCGCTCCTGGGCTCGCTCACCGGCATAGGCGAGATCGCCCGCGCGGCGTTCGGCGGCGAGGGGCCGGCGGGTCCCCGTCCGCCCGTTCCCGGCAGCCGGCGGCCCACCGGGCCCGCGACGGTGCCGCCCCCGAGCCACGGCTGA
- a CDS encoding protein of unknown function DUF107 (PFAM: protein of unknown function DUF107~KEGG: nwi:Nwi_0930 protein of unknown function DUF107) — translation MLADLGPLLGPWAWFILGGVLLVAEIAAPGAFLLWLGLAALVTGALSYVVGLTWQSEVLAFAALAVIAVLIGRRISPAPGRASDRPFLNRRSEGFVGRVFTLDEPILGGVGRVRIDDTVWRIEGPDLAAGRDVKVIAADGATLKVEAVEG, via the coding sequence ATGCTCGCCGATCTCGGACCTCTTCTGGGACCCTGGGCCTGGTTCATCCTGGGCGGGGTGCTGCTGGTGGCGGAGATCGCCGCGCCGGGCGCCTTCCTGCTCTGGCTGGGCCTCGCGGCGCTCGTCACCGGCGCCCTGTCCTATGTGGTGGGCCTCACCTGGCAGAGCGAAGTGCTGGCGTTCGCGGCGCTGGCGGTGATCGCGGTGCTTATCGGCCGCAGGATCAGCCCGGCGCCGGGGCGCGCCTCGGACAGGCCGTTCCTCAACCGGCGGTCGGAAGGCTTCGTCGGGCGGGTGTTCACGCTGGACGAGCCCATCCTCGGCGGCGTCGGCCGGGTGCGGATCGACGACACGGTCTGGCGCATCGAAGGACCGGACCTTGCCGCCGGCCGGGACGTGAAGGTGATCGCGGCCGATGGCGCCACCCTGAAGGTGGAAGCGGTGGAGGGCTGA
- a CDS encoding cobalt chelatase, pCobS small subunit (TIGRFAM: cobalt chelatase, pCobS small subunit~PFAM: ATPase associated with various cellular activities AAA_5~KEGG: nha:Nham_0498 cobalt chelatase, pCobS small subunit), protein MSVTETIAPTPDMKVSVRQTFGIDIDMEVPAFSEADPHVPELDPDYLFDRPTTLAILAGFARNRRVMVTGYHGTGKSTHIEQVAARLNWPCVRINLDSHISRIDLIGKDAIVVKDGLQVTEFRDGILPWAYQNNVALVFDEYDAGRPDVMFVIQRVLESSGRLTLLDQSRVIRPHPAFRLFATANTIGLGDTTGLYHGTQQINQAQMDRWSIVTSLNYLAHDKEVDIVLAKAKHFQNAEGRDTVNRMVRLADLTRQAFMNGDLSTVMSPRTVITWAENADIFRDIAFALRVTFLNKCDELERPLVAEFFQRCFGQELTESTVNVALS, encoded by the coding sequence ATGAGCGTCACGGAGACCATTGCCCCGACCCCGGACATGAAGGTGTCGGTTCGCCAGACGTTCGGCATCGACATCGACATGGAAGTTCCGGCCTTCTCCGAGGCGGACCCCCACGTGCCGGAGCTCGACCCCGACTATCTGTTCGATCGGCCCACCACCCTTGCCATCCTTGCCGGTTTTGCCCGCAACCGTCGTGTGATGGTGACTGGATACCACGGCACCGGCAAATCCACCCATATCGAGCAGGTGGCGGCGCGGCTGAACTGGCCGTGCGTGCGCATCAACCTCGACAGCCACATCTCGCGCATCGACCTCATCGGCAAGGATGCGATCGTGGTGAAGGACGGCCTGCAGGTCACTGAATTCCGCGACGGCATCCTGCCCTGGGCCTACCAGAACAATGTCGCCCTGGTGTTCGACGAATATGACGCCGGCCGCCCGGACGTGATGTTCGTGATCCAGCGCGTGCTGGAGAGCTCCGGCCGCCTGACCCTGCTCGACCAGAGCCGGGTGATCCGCCCCCACCCCGCGTTCCGGCTGTTCGCCACCGCCAACACCATCGGCCTCGGCGACACCACCGGCCTTTATCACGGCACCCAGCAGATCAACCAGGCGCAGATGGACCGCTGGTCCATCGTCACCTCGCTGAACTATCTGGCCCACGACAAGGAAGTGGACATCGTGCTCGCCAAGGCGAAGCACTTCCAGAACGCCGAGGGGCGCGACACGGTGAACCGCATGGTGCGCCTCGCCGACCTCACCCGGCAGGCCTTCATGAACGGCGATCTCTCCACCGTCATGAGCCCGCGCACGGTGATCACCTGGGCGGAGAATGCGGACATCTTCCGCGATATCGCGTTCGCGCTCCGGGTCACCTTCCTCAACAAGTGCGACGAGCTGGAGCGGCCGCTGGTGGCCGAGTTCTTCCAGCGCTGCTTCGGCCAGGAGCTGACCGAGAGCACCGTGAACGTCGCCTTGTCCTGA
- a CDS encoding conserved hypothetical protein (KEGG: rpa:RPA4739 hypothetical protein), whose amino-acid sequence MSAPRDGKLPRTPEGDARFLLARAVSRARLALFWERAWPGLARVGIVISAFLALSFAGLWLSVPVAVRIAGVVAFAILLVLAARPLLTLRWPSEEDGVARLDRRSALAHRPATAISDSLATKPDDPVGAALWRAHLARALAAARTLRAGPPEPGLARLDPRAVRALAVLGLFATFFMAPGAHLSRIGAAFDWKAVIPPTPYRLDAWVDPPGYTGRPPVVLPGLRSDDPSSLNAAALQVPTGSVLVVRGAGIDAASLKLEGGVSEVKPEGDAPAASGERRYVIKTDADVTFLGPDQRRLMWHFKALPDLAPSIAFAKDPQAGPRNALVLAYRMEDDYGVKEAEAVFTPLPPEPPLFPRPGATPPKLAQPLVPAPDFKLSLPAGGKSGAAQTSKDLIAHPWAGARVSVTLKARDEAGNEGVSETKTVRLPARSFSKPLARALIDERRRLAFDPANRRRLVAVLNALTTAPEQFTPAAGEYLGLTTALARAKTARNDDDLRALVDYLWEVAVLIEDGTLSEAERELKAAQEALREALERGASEEEIKRLTQDLRAAMDKMMRQLAEQAQRDGNTDARPLDPNTRIVRPQDLQRMLDRIENLARSGNRDAAKALLDEMQAMMENMKPGGRQQAGRQNQQQNELGKMIQEQQRLRDRTWRQNRQGQQNGQQGQQGQRGQQGQQGQQGENDFGDLQQNQQELRRRLGRMLDEMRRMQQSQQGQQGGPGQQGQNGEGNEAMDRAGDALGRAGDAMREAEEALGRGEGQGALDAEGRALQALRQGAQAMAEGQRGNQDGQGPGGPGEEAAQRTDPMGRPLRSQDYGDDFSVKVPDEVDAQRARRVLEELRRRLEEPTRPQLELDYLDRLLRGLN is encoded by the coding sequence GTGAGCGCACCTCGCGACGGAAAGCTCCCGCGCACGCCGGAAGGTGACGCGCGCTTCCTTCTGGCCCGCGCCGTCAGCCGCGCTCGCCTTGCCCTGTTCTGGGAACGCGCCTGGCCGGGCCTCGCGCGCGTGGGCATCGTGATCAGCGCCTTCCTCGCCCTGTCCTTCGCCGGCCTGTGGCTGTCAGTTCCGGTGGCGGTGCGCATCGCCGGTGTCGTCGCCTTCGCCATCCTGCTGGTGCTCGCCGCCCGCCCGCTCCTGACCCTGCGCTGGCCCAGCGAGGAGGACGGCGTCGCCCGCCTCGACCGCAGGAGCGCGCTGGCCCACCGGCCCGCCACCGCCATTTCCGACAGTCTCGCCACCAAGCCCGACGATCCCGTCGGCGCCGCCTTGTGGCGCGCCCATCTCGCCCGGGCGCTGGCCGCCGCCCGCACCCTGCGCGCCGGCCCGCCGGAACCCGGCCTTGCCCGGCTCGATCCCCGCGCGGTGCGGGCGCTGGCAGTGCTGGGCCTCTTCGCGACCTTCTTCATGGCGCCCGGCGCGCACCTGTCGCGCATCGGCGCCGCCTTCGACTGGAAGGCCGTGATCCCGCCCACGCCCTATCGCCTGGATGCCTGGGTCGATCCGCCCGGCTATACCGGCCGCCCGCCCGTGGTGCTGCCGGGCCTGCGCTCGGATGATCCCTCATCCCTGAACGCCGCGGCGCTGCAGGTGCCCACGGGCAGCGTGCTGGTGGTGCGCGGCGCCGGCATCGATGCCGCCTCCCTCAAGCTGGAAGGCGGCGTCTCGGAAGTGAAGCCCGAGGGCGATGCCCCCGCCGCCAGCGGCGAGCGGCGCTATGTGATCAAGACCGATGCGGACGTGACCTTCCTCGGTCCCGACCAGCGCCGCCTCATGTGGCATTTCAAGGCATTGCCGGACCTCGCCCCCTCCATAGCCTTCGCCAAGGACCCTCAGGCCGGGCCGCGCAACGCCCTCGTGCTGGCCTACCGCATGGAGGACGACTACGGGGTGAAAGAGGCCGAAGCGGTATTCACCCCGCTGCCGCCCGAGCCGCCCTTGTTCCCGCGGCCCGGCGCGACACCTCCCAAGCTGGCGCAGCCGCTGGTGCCGGCGCCCGACTTCAAGCTGTCCCTGCCCGCGGGCGGCAAGAGCGGCGCGGCGCAGACCTCCAAGGACCTCATCGCCCATCCCTGGGCCGGCGCCCGGGTGAGCGTGACCCTCAAGGCCCGCGACGAGGCGGGCAACGAAGGGGTGAGCGAGACCAAGACCGTGCGCCTGCCCGCGCGCAGCTTCTCCAAGCCGCTCGCCCGCGCCCTCATCGACGAGCGGCGGCGCCTTGCCTTCGATCCCGCCAACCGGCGGCGGCTGGTGGCGGTGCTCAATGCCCTCACCACCGCCCCCGAGCAGTTCACCCCGGCGGCAGGCGAATATCTCGGCCTCACCACCGCCCTCGCCCGGGCCAAGACCGCCCGCAACGACGACGATCTGCGCGCGCTGGTGGACTATCTGTGGGAAGTGGCGGTGCTGATCGAGGACGGCACCCTCTCCGAGGCCGAGCGCGAGCTGAAAGCCGCGCAGGAGGCCCTGCGCGAGGCGCTGGAGCGTGGCGCCAGCGAGGAGGAGATCAAGCGCCTCACCCAGGACCTGCGCGCCGCCATGGACAAGATGATGCGCCAGCTCGCCGAGCAGGCGCAGCGCGACGGCAACACCGATGCGCGCCCGCTCGATCCCAACACCCGTATCGTGCGCCCGCAGGATCTCCAGCGCATGCTGGACCGCATCGAGAATCTCGCCCGCTCCGGCAATCGCGACGCGGCCAAGGCCCTGCTCGACGAGATGCAGGCCATGATGGAGAACATGAAGCCCGGCGGCCGCCAGCAGGCCGGGCGCCAGAACCAGCAGCAGAACGAGCTGGGCAAGATGATCCAGGAGCAGCAGCGCCTGCGCGACCGCACCTGGCGCCAGAACCGGCAGGGCCAGCAGAACGGACAGCAGGGGCAACAGGGACAGCGCGGCCAGCAGGGGCAGCAAGGTCAGCAGGGGGAGAACGACTTCGGCGACCTCCAGCAGAACCAGCAGGAGCTGCGCCGCCGCCTCGGCCGCATGCTGGACGAGATGCGCCGCATGCAGCAGAGCCAGCAAGGACAGCAGGGCGGCCCCGGCCAGCAGGGCCAGAACGGCGAAGGCAACGAGGCCATGGACCGGGCCGGCGATGCTTTGGGCCGCGCGGGCGACGCCATGCGCGAGGCCGAGGAGGCTCTGGGCCGTGGCGAAGGCCAGGGCGCCCTCGACGCCGAGGGCCGGGCGCTCCAGGCCCTGCGCCAGGGCGCGCAGGCCATGGCCGAGGGCCAGCGTGGCAACCAGGACGGCCAGGGTCCCGGCGGCCCCGGCGAGGAAGCCGCCCAGCGCACCGACCCCATGGGCCGGCCGCTACGCAGCCAGGATTATGGCGACGACTTCTCGGTGAAGGTGCCCGACGAGGTGGACGCCCAGCGCGCCCGCCGCGTGCTGGAGGAACTGCGCCGGCGCCTTGAGGAGCCGACCCGTCCGCAGCTCGAACTCGACTATCTCGATCGCCTGCTGCGCGGGCTGAACTGA
- a CDS encoding conserved hypothetical protein (KEGG: rpd:RPD_0285 hypothetical protein) has translation MRRRTRFAFGFAAAGLGLAAVIAVATSALLAKPLALPVTPEAITVAARPIASFRSGEDKSRFGALDFRGGLVLSSDFAGFGGISGFSLGPDDRFIAVTDAGLFLSGRLDTDGDRPTGLSDVQAAALLDGQGRVQASRGRGDVEAVTVAPDAVYVAMETINEIWRYPRDPLGQKGTQVPAPAIRGLRMNLGVESLAYVPTGALKGTLIAIGEQGADKAADLPGFLIGGPKPGTFIVAKSGPFSATDLALGSEGEMYLLERHFSPLTGVKMQIRRFALADVQPGARLEGEVLGTFDMSFDIDNMEGLAVTRNAAGETLLTLVSDDNFSMLQRTILLRFAVVRD, from the coding sequence TTGAGGCGGCGCACCCGCTTCGCTTTCGGTTTCGCGGCGGCGGGGCTGGGCCTCGCCGCCGTGATCGCGGTGGCTACGTCCGCGCTCCTGGCCAAGCCGCTGGCGCTGCCGGTGACGCCGGAGGCGATCACGGTCGCCGCCCGGCCCATCGCCAGCTTCCGCTCGGGCGAGGACAAGAGTCGGTTCGGCGCCCTCGATTTCCGCGGCGGGCTGGTGCTGTCGTCCGATTTTGCCGGGTTTGGCGGCATTTCCGGCTTTTCGCTGGGGCCCGACGATCGCTTCATCGCCGTCACCGACGCCGGCCTGTTCCTCTCCGGCCGGCTCGACACCGACGGTGACCGCCCCACCGGCCTGTCCGACGTTCAGGCCGCCGCGCTGCTGGACGGGCAGGGCCGGGTGCAGGCCAGCCGTGGACGCGGCGACGTGGAGGCGGTGACGGTGGCGCCCGACGCCGTCTATGTGGCCATGGAGACCATCAACGAGATCTGGCGCTATCCGCGCGATCCCCTGGGCCAGAAGGGCACGCAGGTGCCGGCTCCCGCCATTCGCGGCCTGCGCATGAATCTCGGCGTGGAAAGCCTCGCCTATGTTCCGACCGGGGCGCTGAAGGGCACGCTGATCGCCATCGGCGAGCAGGGCGCCGACAAGGCCGCGGACCTTCCCGGCTTCCTCATCGGCGGACCGAAGCCCGGCACCTTCATCGTGGCGAAGAGTGGTCCGTTCAGCGCCACCGATCTCGCGCTCGGCTCCGAGGGCGAGATGTATCTGCTGGAGCGCCATTTCTCGCCCCTCACGGGCGTGAAGATGCAGATCCGCCGCTTTGCCCTCGCCGACGTGCAGCCGGGCGCGCGGCTGGAAGGCGAGGTGCTGGGCACCTTCGACATGAGCTTCGATATCGACAACATGGAAGGCCTCGCGGTGACCCGCAACGCCGCCGGCGAGACCCTGCTGACCCTGGTGTCCGACGACAATTTCAGCATGCTCCAGCGCACCATCCTGCTGCGTTTCGCCGTGGTCCGGGACTAA
- a CDS encoding heat shock protein DnaJ domain protein (PFAM: heat shock protein DnaJ domain protein~KEGG: rpe:RPE_0137 heat shock protein DnaJ domain protein), with product MSDDAVYAYQKDALTGHRPTWKMGAKGDGQPGASAHGAPDPDGMRDPFGFTAEMGGAFRADRPEPDGRIVRTTERRALELMGLEMSAEPAEIKARYKALVKLHHPDANGGDRSSEDRLRSVIQAYNSLKQAGFC from the coding sequence ATGTCCGACGACGCCGTCTACGCCTACCAGAAGGACGCGCTGACCGGCCATCGCCCCACCTGGAAGATGGGTGCGAAGGGCGACGGCCAGCCCGGCGCCTCCGCCCATGGCGCCCCCGATCCGGACGGCATGCGCGACCCCTTCGGCTTCACCGCCGAAATGGGCGGCGCCTTCCGCGCCGACCGGCCGGAGCCCGACGGGCGCATCGTGCGCACCACCGAGCGCCGGGCGCTGGAGCTGATGGGGCTGGAGATGTCCGCCGAGCCGGCGGAGATCAAGGCCCGCTACAAGGCGCTGGTGAAGCTGCACCACCCGGACGCCAACGGCGGCGACCGCTCGTCCGAGGACCGGCTGCGCAGCGTCATTCAGGCTTATAACAGCCTCAAGCAGGCAGGTTTCTGCTGA
- a CDS encoding cobalt chelatase, pCobT subunit (KEGG: bra:BRADO0618 aerobic cobaltochelatase CobT subunit (cobalamin biosynthesis)~TIGRFAM: cobalt chelatase, pCobT subunit~PFAM: Cobalt chelatase CobT subunit~SMART: von Willebrand factor type A) codes for MRDAAMAPTNRTPGKAPKEAPAEPFKRAVAGCFKAIAGVSEFEVTFASERPALAPDRVRLPEPPRRFTLQDAAIVRGHADSLALRRACHDPKVHRKMLPQGEVARAVFEAVEQARVEAIGGIRMPGVKRNLAAMLQDRYHRGSFADITERSEAPIEDAIALLVRERLTGEPPPPDARKIVELWRSYIEDRGSADLARLSDSIENQKRFGEIARDLLASLDMGEESGLDTEQEPDDSDAEGGSQEEGGESGDAKEDESQQGATEVEAELSEEDMPDSAAESDAAPPAEAPDGTELGDSEEPAEPWQPRPPVTHDNRGPEYHAFTTKFDEETTAEDLCDPEELTRLRSYLDKQLAHLQGVVARLANRLQRRLMAQQNRAWEFDLEEGVLDPARLARVIMDPTAALSFKRERDTDFRDTVVTLLIDNSGSMRGRPITVAATCADILARTLERCGVKVEVLGFTTKAWKGGQSREGWLAAGKPVGPGRLNDLRHIIYKAADAPWRRARRNLGLMMREGLLKENIDGEALDWAHKRLLARTESRRILMMISDGAPVDDSTLSVNAGNYLERHLRHIISEIETRSPVELIAIGIGHDVTRYYRRAVTIVDAEELGGVMTEKLAELFEDEPRAAPKAAARGRLH; via the coding sequence TTGCGAGACGCCGCCATGGCCCCGACCAACCGCACTCCCGGAAAGGCGCCGAAGGAAGCCCCCGCCGAGCCCTTCAAGCGGGCGGTGGCGGGCTGCTTCAAGGCCATCGCCGGCGTCTCCGAGTTCGAGGTGACCTTCGCCTCGGAGCGGCCGGCGCTGGCGCCTGACCGGGTCCGCCTGCCCGAGCCGCCCCGCCGCTTCACCCTGCAGGATGCGGCCATCGTGCGCGGCCATGCGGACAGCCTCGCCCTGCGCCGGGCGTGCCACGACCCCAAGGTCCATCGCAAGATGCTGCCCCAGGGCGAGGTCGCACGCGCCGTGTTCGAGGCGGTGGAGCAGGCCCGGGTGGAGGCCATCGGCGGCATCCGCATGCCGGGGGTGAAGCGCAACCTCGCGGCCATGCTGCAGGACCGCTACCACCGCGGCAGCTTCGCCGACATCACCGAGCGCTCGGAAGCGCCCATCGAGGACGCCATCGCCCTCCTGGTGCGCGAGCGCCTCACCGGCGAGCCGCCGCCGCCGGACGCGCGCAAGATCGTGGAGCTGTGGCGCTCCTATATCGAGGACCGCGGCTCCGCCGACCTCGCCCGCCTGTCCGACAGCATCGAGAACCAGAAGCGCTTCGGCGAGATCGCCCGCGACCTGCTCGCCTCCCTGGACATGGGCGAGGAGAGCGGCCTCGACACCGAGCAGGAGCCCGACGATTCCGACGCCGAGGGCGGCTCGCAGGAGGAGGGTGGCGAGAGCGGCGACGCCAAGGAGGACGAGAGCCAGCAGGGCGCTACCGAAGTCGAGGCCGAACTGTCCGAGGAGGACATGCCCGACAGCGCCGCCGAAAGCGATGCCGCCCCGCCCGCCGAGGCGCCGGACGGCACCGAATTGGGCGACAGCGAGGAGCCGGCCGAGCCCTGGCAGCCGCGCCCGCCCGTCACCCACGACAATCGCGGGCCGGAATACCACGCCTTCACCACCAAGTTCGATGAGGAGACCACGGCGGAGGACCTGTGCGACCCCGAGGAGCTGACGCGGCTGCGGTCCTATCTGGACAAGCAGCTCGCCCATCTCCAGGGCGTGGTGGCGCGCCTCGCCAACCGCTTGCAGCGGCGCCTGATGGCCCAGCAGAACCGGGCCTGGGAGTTCGACCTGGAAGAGGGCGTGCTCGATCCGGCGCGGCTTGCCCGCGTCATCATGGATCCCACCGCCGCCCTGTCCTTCAAGCGCGAGCGCGACACCGACTTCCGCGACACGGTGGTGACGCTGCTCATCGACAATTCCGGCTCCATGCGCGGCCGGCCCATCACGGTGGCCGCCACCTGCGCCGACATCCTCGCCCGCACGCTGGAGCGCTGTGGGGTGAAGGTGGAGGTGCTGGGCTTCACCACCAAGGCGTGGAAGGGCGGCCAATCCCGCGAGGGGTGGCTTGCCGCCGGCAAGCCGGTGGGTCCCGGCCGGCTGAACGACCTGCGCCATATCATCTACAAGGCGGCCGACGCCCCATGGCGGCGGGCCCGGCGCAACCTCGGCCTGATGATGCGCGAGGGCCTGCTGAAGGAGAATATCGACGGCGAGGCGCTGGACTGGGCGCACAAGCGCCTGCTGGCCCGCACCGAATCCCGCCGCATCCTGATGATGATCTCCGACGGCGCGCCGGTGGACGACAGCACCCTCTCCGTGAATGCCGGCAACTATCTGGAGCGCCACCTGCGGCACATCATCTCCGAGATCGAGACCCGCTCGCCGGTGGAGCTGATCGCCATCGGCATCGGCCATGACGTGACGCGCTATTATCGCCGCGCCGTCACCATCGTGGATGCCGAGGAACTGGGCGGGGTGATGACCGAGAAGCTGGCCGAGCTGTTCGAGGACGAACCGAGGGCCGCCCCCAAGGCCGCGGCGCGCGGTCGGCTTCATTGA